A genomic region of Mesorhizobium sp. NZP2077 contains the following coding sequences:
- a CDS encoding ROK family transcriptional regulator, producing MKFENQPSYSLGRRTLSTKDVAPGEAGTNVTLISQLTLGAINRGRVLQALYDNGPKSRVDLARLAGVNRTTITGIVQPMIEEKLLVEGDAAPSDVKGGKPARPLFFNPDAPMLGAVLLLPGKIQTCLVTLTGEIKAHMKTEFDPLGDRDAFLSVMRETLSSTLSQAPQAPFGIGVASAGMIDSDNGVILAVNLAPVLTGLPLVDLLQEHFSLPVVIDHHPRALLVGDRWFGPGRGLQTFAAIYTGEVLGGAFYIEGKVYRGLAGSGGELGHSVVQIDGEACNCGKRGCWETVAALPWLRREAGRLGLRDPGNITCARLVKEADDGSKAADALLDRYTRNVAFGIVNLQQTLSLNSYVLHGDVAGGGQMAAERVRQHVEQLVMMRPNQEISITVNGIGEGHTALRGAAGLVLSSHLKVVI from the coding sequence TTGAAATTCGAGAACCAGCCCTCCTACTCGTTAGGCCGCCGCACGCTCTCCACCAAAGACGTTGCGCCTGGCGAGGCTGGCACCAACGTGACCCTTATCTCGCAATTGACTCTCGGTGCCATCAATCGCGGGCGCGTGTTGCAGGCTTTGTATGACAATGGGCCCAAAAGCCGCGTGGACCTGGCGCGCCTCGCGGGGGTGAACCGTACGACGATAACCGGCATCGTTCAGCCGATGATTGAGGAGAAACTCCTGGTAGAAGGGGACGCAGCCCCTTCGGACGTCAAAGGGGGCAAGCCTGCCCGCCCGCTTTTCTTCAATCCTGATGCTCCCATGCTCGGAGCGGTGCTCCTTCTTCCCGGTAAGATCCAGACGTGCCTTGTAACGCTGACCGGGGAAATCAAGGCGCATATGAAAACCGAATTCGATCCGCTTGGCGACAGGGATGCCTTCCTGTCGGTAATGAGGGAAACGCTTTCGTCGACGCTTTCTCAAGCCCCTCAGGCACCGTTTGGGATTGGTGTTGCCTCGGCGGGAATGATCGACAGTGACAATGGCGTTATCCTTGCCGTAAATCTCGCGCCTGTTTTGACGGGACTGCCCCTGGTAGACCTGTTGCAGGAACATTTCTCGCTACCAGTCGTCATTGATCACCACCCCCGGGCCTTGCTTGTCGGCGACCGATGGTTTGGACCTGGGCGCGGACTGCAGACCTTCGCGGCGATCTACACCGGGGAGGTTCTGGGAGGAGCGTTCTATATCGAGGGGAAGGTCTATCGTGGGCTTGCCGGCTCTGGCGGCGAACTTGGCCATTCCGTCGTTCAAATCGATGGCGAGGCCTGCAATTGCGGTAAACGCGGCTGCTGGGAAACGGTGGCTGCCTTGCCTTGGCTACGACGAGAGGCTGGCCGACTGGGGTTGCGGGATCCGGGCAACATTACATGCGCGCGTCTTGTGAAAGAGGCGGACGACGGGTCGAAGGCGGCAGATGCCCTCCTCGACCGCTACACTCGAAATGTGGCTTTCGGAATCGTCAACCTGCAGCAGACGCTATCTCTTAACTCCTATGTCCTTCATGGCGACGTCGCGGGCGGCGGCCAAATGGCTGCAGAGCGTGTCAGGCAGCACGTCGAACAACTGGTGATGATGAGACCAAACCAGGAAATTTCCATCACAGTGAACGGTATTGGCGAGGGCCACACGGCACTGCGAGGGGCGGCAGGTTTGGTGCTATCGAGTCACCTGAAGGTGGTCATCTAG
- a CDS encoding serine hydrolase produces MVQRHAGPGRSAGRWRQKAGYDLGDGGFNATLRDYARFALLHLRGGEIDGRRIVSTEWIAGTRFGADPTLFGGVYQEVLPAGAYHNQFWIEDTARGVYMARGVFGQLIYIDPVADFAAVVLSSWPEFVSSTRMRTALAAVRAIRGALSS; encoded by the coding sequence ATCGTTCAACGCCACGCCGGTCCGGGACGATCTGCGGGTAGATGGCGACAAAAGGCCGGCTATGATCTGGGTGACGGCGGGTTCAATGCGACTCTTCGCGACTATGCTCGTTTCGCCCTGCTGCATCTTCGCGGCGGCGAGATCGATGGCCGGCGTATCGTGTCGACCGAGTGGATTGCCGGGACACGGTTCGGTGCTGACCCGACACTCTTCGGCGGCGTCTATCAAGAGGTTCTACCCGCCGGGGCATATCACAACCAGTTCTGGATCGAAGATACCGCACGCGGCGTCTATATGGCCCGCGGCGTCTTCGGACAACTGATCTACATCGACCCGGTGGCGGATTTCGCGGCGGTTGTCCTGTCGAGCTGGCCGGAATTCGTCAGCTCGACGAGGATGCGGACAGCGCTGGCGGCGGTCAGGGCTATCCGAGGGGCGCTGTCGTCGTAG